ACTGATCGTGAATCTGACAAGAAATGAACTTGCAAATGAAATCGTAAGTGCAGCGGGGGATATGAAAGTTGTGTTTGTCAACAGAATGCCGCAGGACATCAGCCTGTTAAATGAAAATGTGGTCTATGTGGGCTCGGATGAACGTGAATCCGGTTACTATCAGGGAGCGGCACTCGCTGATCATTTTAAAAGGCTGGGTAAAACGCAGGTGCGTTATCTGATGGTTCAGGGAACTGGCGGAATGGAACACACCAGGCAGCGCTCTGAAGGGGCTTTGAAGGCGCTTGCAGACCAGGGGATACGGACAGTGGAAGCAGCAAAGGCTCAAGAATGCGGTTTCAGCAGACAGACTGCACAGGAAAAGATGACGGCGGTACTGCAGAATACAAAAGATATCGACTGTATCATTGCAAATAATGACGCGATGGCGCTGGGGACCATCCAGGCCATGGAGAATCTGGACATCAGTCCGGAGAGTATTCCGGTGGTCGGCATAGACCTGCTCGCAGACGCCAGGGAGGCGATCGCGTCGGGCAAGATGCTGATGAGTGTCTTACAGGATGTGGACGGCCAGGCACAGACAGCGGTCGAGACCGCAATAAATCTGGAAAATAACCGGAAGTTCAATGAGGGGATCGATAGAGAATTGGATGACACGGGAATATCCCCGTATATCATCTGGATCCCGTTCGAGCCGGTCGATAAAGAAAATATAGCAGAATTTCAGTCATAACGGATGAATTTGAAGGAGCCGGCTGCCGCGTACAACCGAAAGGATACGCGGCAGCCGGCTTTAAAAATGTACAGGCTATTCTGCGTGTTTTATGCGCAAATGTTACAAAGTTCAGGCAGATTGGTAAGATCTTCTTACAAAGTGGGCAGAATTCTGTTATACTGAAAAAGGAACGAAGTTTCTTGCAATGCCAAAGGAGGTAACAAATGTTTAAAAAAGGTGAATATATCATACACGGTCACAATGGAATATGTCAGGTGGATGCAGTGACACATCTTGACATGCAGGGCACAGACAGTAAAAAACTGTATTACGTATTGATTCCTTTGAGTGCTGTGGACAGCAGGGTCTATTCACCTGTTGATAATCAGAAGATTGCCGTGAGGAAAGCACTTACAAAAAAGGAAGCCCTGGAGCTGGTAGACGAGATACCGGATATTGAACAGCTCTGGTTTCCGCAGGATAAGGTGCGTGAAGAGCAGTATAAGGAAGCGGTCAGAAGCTGTGACTGCAGACAGTGGGTCAAGATCATAAAGGCGCTGTATATGAGACAGCAGGAACGGATGGCCCAGGGAAAAAAGATCACGGTGATGGATGAAAAATACTTCCATATAGCGGAAGACAATCTGCATGCAGAGCTTGCGCTTGCGTTGGGAAAAGACAAGGCGGATATGAAGGATTTTTTGATATCGCGCTTTGATGAGATACAACCGGTTTAATTATTTTCATAAAATCACTTGCCAAACCTGTATTATGAATTCATAATAGAAGTATGCAATATAGAAAGCGGGTGATTCCAATGGACATAACAGTCTCGGAAGATATTGACGCAGAGTTTTTGGAAGAAGTGGAAATTATCCTGAAAGACGGCGAGTTCAAAAAGCTGTCCAGGTATATCCAGCATAAGAATACAACAAGGTTGATGCACAGTATTAATGTTTCTTATATTTCATGGGTGATAGCAAAAAAGACAGGGTGCGACGCCAGGGCGGCGGCACGTGCAGGCATACTGCATGACTTCTGCCTGTTCGATTTTGACGGAAAGTCGGAATCGGGGGAAGCTCAGGTATTCCATCATCCCAAAGCTGCGGCAAAAAAAAGTCAGGAGCATTTTGAAGTCAGTGAAAAGGAGCAAAAGGCCATTCTGACTCATATGTTTCCACTGGGTCCTCTTCCCAGCAGCAAAGAGGCATGGATCATATCTTGTGCGGACAAATTCTGTGCGTGCGTGGAGCGGTTTCATATAGCAGTCGCTCTGGCAAGACGGAACCGCATTGTAGTCGGTTCAGCGTGACAACAAAAGGAAGGTACCTCCTACGCGGTAGGAGGTATCTTTTTTGCCTTTAAAAGCACTTTTTTCCGGTAATCTTTCGGTGTTTCCTTAAAGCGTTTATGAAAATAACAGGAGTTACCGATACGAAAGAGAACAAAGCAGAGAAGGATCTCTCAGAGACCTGGGCAGCGGATGCCCAGGATGATCTGGAGGAGTGGATCGAGGAACAGGGGATCCAGCTGCGCTATTGATGCATAAACGCATAAACTGCGGACGTAAATGCCGCAGTACCGACAGAGAGCAGTTCCATTGGGAAATCAAAATCGGAATTATGCAGTCCGGAGGCGATGCGTGCCGGAAAAAGCAGGAAAGACGCCTGTCCGCCATGGGACTTTACCCGGTCCATCATATGAGCAGCGTCCTCGCTGGCGGGAAACTCTGTGGAGGCGAATGAGGTTGGTCTTACCAGCGTGAGTTTTTCATAATAAAGATTCCTCAGAAATTCCGTGAGCTGCGGGGTGCTCTCGAGAGAGGGTGCGCTTCCCAGAATATCGATCTCGCAGGCAACCCCGTGTTTCCTGGCGGCAGACTGGAGAGCCAGACACATCTGAGTCTTCAGCTGCTCATTTTGCGGCGTAGTCTGTGCGCGGGTTTCCAGTTCGAGTTTTCCATAGTCTGCGATGATGTTTCGTCCGCTTCCCGCATGGATGGTGCCGGTGTGAATGAATCCGGGCCCTCCCACAGCGTGCATGGCGCTTACGGCATCGGCGATGGCGGGAATCACGTCACTTCCAAGCTCCGGATGCGCGGCATGTGCCGACCTGCCGTGAAATACGGCATTCGCTTTTGTGGTGGCCAGAGAGGACGAGACTCCGGGAATGACGTTGGCATCCTCGCCGCGTGCCAGCTCATGGCTGATGATGTGTCCCGCCAGAAAA
The Ruminococcus gauvreauii genome window above contains:
- a CDS encoding substrate-binding domain-containing protein; translation: MLKKSMVLVMVAMITLGFAAGYGTAKVSAKSGQEPHKQTVALLMAQRDEWLSEFEDAAVKAAADKGYDLKCYDAGDNNEKQLDCVRMACENGAEVLIVNLTRNELANEIVSAAGDMKVVFVNRMPQDISLLNENVVYVGSDERESGYYQGAALADHFKRLGKTQVRYLMVQGTGGMEHTRQRSEGALKALADQGIRTVEAAKAQECGFSRQTAQEKMTAVLQNTKDIDCIIANNDAMALGTIQAMENLDISPESIPVVGIDLLADAREAIASGKMLMSVLQDVDGQAQTAVETAINLENNRKFNEGIDRELDDTGISPYIIWIPFEPVDKENIAEFQS
- a CDS encoding CarD family transcriptional regulator codes for the protein MFKKGEYIIHGHNGICQVDAVTHLDMQGTDSKKLYYVLIPLSAVDSRVYSPVDNQKIAVRKALTKKEALELVDEIPDIEQLWFPQDKVREEQYKEAVRSCDCRQWVKIIKALYMRQQERMAQGKKITVMDEKYFHIAEDNLHAELALALGKDKADMKDFLISRFDEIQPV
- a CDS encoding HD domain-containing protein, translating into MDITVSEDIDAEFLEEVEIILKDGEFKKLSRYIQHKNTTRLMHSINVSYISWVIAKKTGCDARAAARAGILHDFCLFDFDGKSESGEAQVFHHPKAAAKKSQEHFEVSEKEQKAILTHMFPLGPLPSSKEAWIISCADKFCACVERFHIAVALARRNRIVVGSA
- a CDS encoding amidohydrolase, with protein sequence MTWYENIEHRAAQLQPELESLRMDFHRHPELGWEEYRTSRKIAGLLSGWGYEVISSKEVCGHETGVIGILRCGTSPGPVTALRFDIDALPVCEQEQPEHLPFRNGFQSQNPGVMHACGHDGHVAIGLGCAQLLSEIQTELNGTLKLIFQPSEEGARGALPITQRGWLDDVDYFLAGHIISHELARGEDANVIPGVSSSLATTKANAVFHGRSAHAAHPELGSDVIPAIADAVSAMHAVGGPGFIHTGTIHAGSGRNIIADYGKLELETRAQTTPQNEQLKTQMCLALQSAARKHGVACEIDILGSAPSLESTPQLTEFLRNLYYEKLTLVRPTSFASTEFPASEDAAHMMDRVKSHGGQASFLLFPARIASGLHNSDFDFPMELLSVGTAAFTSAVYAFMHQ